A genomic window from Rhodococcus sp. KBS0724 includes:
- the panB gene encoding 3-methyl-2-oxobutanoate hydroxymethyltransferase, translated as MSETPLYGSAAATPTAPMRKTRIHHLAEMKQNGERWSMLTAYDYSTARIFEEAGIPVLLVGDSAANVVYGYDTTVPITVDELLPLVRGVVRGAPHALVVADLPFGTYEASAEQALATATRFMKEGLAHAVKLEGGERMSKQIAAITSAGIPVMAHVGFTPQSVNSLGGFRVQGRGDGADQLVADAIAVQEAGAFSVVMEMVPADIAGQVTRKLTIPTVGIGAGNECDAQVLVWQDMAGYTSGKTAKFVKRFGNVGDELRSAAAAYASEVRTGAFPAVEHSF; from the coding sequence ATGTCCGAGACTCCTTTGTACGGTTCCGCAGCTGCTACCCCGACTGCTCCCATGCGTAAAACCCGCATCCACCACCTTGCCGAGATGAAGCAGAACGGCGAACGTTGGTCGATGCTCACGGCATACGACTACTCGACGGCCCGAATCTTCGAAGAAGCCGGAATTCCGGTTCTCCTCGTCGGTGATTCCGCCGCCAACGTCGTATACGGCTACGACACCACCGTGCCGATCACAGTCGACGAACTTCTCCCACTGGTTCGCGGTGTAGTTCGCGGCGCTCCCCACGCACTGGTTGTTGCCGACCTTCCGTTCGGTACCTACGAAGCCTCCGCCGAACAGGCTCTGGCAACTGCCACCCGCTTCATGAAAGAGGGCCTCGCGCACGCCGTGAAGCTCGAGGGCGGCGAGCGGATGAGCAAGCAGATTGCCGCTATCACCTCGGCCGGCATCCCCGTCATGGCACACGTCGGTTTCACGCCGCAGAGCGTCAACTCGCTCGGCGGATTCCGCGTCCAGGGCCGCGGCGACGGCGCAGACCAGCTTGTGGCGGACGCCATTGCCGTCCAGGAAGCCGGCGCTTTCTCCGTTGTCATGGAAATGGTTCCGGCCGACATCGCCGGCCAGGTCACACGCAAATTGACCATCCCTACCGTCGGTATCGGCGCGGGCAACGAATGCGACGCCCAGGTCCTCGTCTGGCAGGACATGGCCGGCTACACGAGCGGCAAGACAGCCAAGTTCGTCAAGCGTTTCGGTAACGTCGGTGACGAACTGCGCTCAGCGGCCGCAGCCTATGCGTCAGAAGTTCGCACAGGCGCCTTCCCGGCCGTCGAGCACAGTTTCTGA
- a CDS encoding alpha/beta hydrolase, producing MSKFVRLSGACTASVAVLLLVVGCTVADGDNPSPTSTASAGAADSAAAGSVPAGLEKFYEQTLDWGSCERFATPGDSPLSSSIDCAAVTVPVDYAEPTGATAQVVISRAAATGDRIGSLLINPGGPGASGLAMATQGSRTELAERFDRIGFDPRGVGASTPQVRCLTPAEFDAERAEVDIDMTPEGIADAEQDSKDYAAACVENTGAEFLAHVGTYEVVRDMDVIRGVLGDPELNFLGFSYGTRIGSTYAETFPQSVRAMVLDGALDPNQDVVDEVVLQGQGFQVAFDAFAADCASQRDCPLGSDPAQARERFQALIEPLIDNPAATTDPRGLSYEDAITGVQQALYSQQLWTTLRMGLAGLADGRGDALLSLADQYEGRNIDGTYSNINDAFNAIRCVDDPATTDRAEAGEADTRYREAAPFLDDGRGTGQAPLDLCAFWPVPATGSPHELDPQALADAGLPTLVVVSTTQDPATPYQAGVDLAKQLGAALVTFEGTQHTVALDGEQCVDDAVINYLVYLKIPEDGLTC from the coding sequence ATGTCGAAGTTCGTTCGCCTCTCCGGTGCGTGTACCGCAAGCGTCGCTGTTCTCCTGTTGGTGGTCGGTTGCACCGTTGCCGACGGTGACAATCCCTCGCCTACTTCCACCGCTTCCGCGGGGGCCGCAGATTCCGCGGCGGCGGGTTCGGTTCCGGCTGGGTTGGAGAAGTTTTACGAGCAGACTCTCGACTGGGGTTCGTGTGAACGATTTGCCACCCCGGGTGATTCACCGCTCAGCAGTTCGATCGATTGCGCCGCGGTCACGGTTCCGGTCGATTACGCGGAGCCGACGGGAGCGACGGCGCAGGTTGTCATCTCGCGAGCAGCGGCGACGGGGGATCGAATCGGATCGCTCCTGATCAACCCTGGTGGACCTGGTGCATCAGGACTGGCGATGGCAACCCAGGGTTCCAGGACCGAGCTCGCGGAGCGTTTCGACCGGATCGGGTTCGATCCGCGCGGCGTGGGGGCGTCGACGCCGCAGGTGCGCTGTCTGACCCCGGCGGAGTTCGATGCCGAGCGCGCGGAGGTCGACATCGACATGACCCCCGAGGGGATTGCCGACGCGGAACAGGACAGTAAGGACTACGCCGCGGCGTGCGTGGAGAACACCGGAGCCGAGTTCCTCGCGCACGTCGGAACCTATGAAGTGGTGCGCGACATGGACGTGATCCGCGGTGTGCTCGGTGATCCCGAGTTGAACTTCCTCGGGTTCTCCTACGGAACGCGAATCGGTTCGACCTACGCCGAAACTTTCCCGCAGAGCGTTCGGGCCATGGTGCTCGACGGCGCATTGGATCCGAATCAGGACGTCGTCGATGAAGTTGTCCTGCAAGGACAGGGTTTCCAGGTTGCGTTCGATGCCTTTGCCGCCGACTGTGCGTCGCAGCGCGACTGCCCGCTCGGAAGTGATCCGGCGCAGGCGCGGGAGCGCTTCCAGGCATTGATAGAACCACTGATCGACAACCCTGCCGCCACGACGGATCCGCGCGGACTCAGCTACGAGGATGCGATCACCGGTGTGCAGCAGGCACTGTATTCGCAGCAGCTGTGGACGACATTGCGCATGGGTCTGGCCGGCCTGGCGGATGGCCGGGGCGATGCATTGCTGAGTTTGGCCGATCAGTACGAGGGCCGAAACATCGACGGCACGTATTCCAACATCAACGACGCGTTCAATGCCATCCGATGTGTCGACGATCCGGCCACCACCGATCGGGCAGAAGCGGGTGAGGCCGACACCCGGTATCGCGAGGCCGCACCGTTCCTCGACGACGGGCGAGGCACGGGCCAGGCGCCGCTCGATCTGTGTGCGTTCTGGCCCGTTCCGGCGACCGGTAGTCCGCATGAGCTCGATCCGCAGGCACTGGCCGACGCCGGCCTCCCGACGCTGGTCGTCGTGTCGACGACGCAGGATCCGGCCACCCCGTATCAGGCCGGCGTGGACCTCGCGAAACAACTCGGAGCCGCGCTCGTCACGTTCGAGGGAACGCAACACACCGTTGCTCTGGACGGCGAACAATGCGTCGACGACGCGGTGATCAACTACCTCGTCTACTTGAAGATCCCGGAGGACGGGCTGACATGTTAG
- the glnA gene encoding type I glutamate--ammonia ligase, whose translation MDRQKEFVLRTLEERDIRFVRLWFTDVLGYLKSVAIAPAELEGAFEEGIGFDGSAIEGFARVSEADTVARPDASTFQVLPWAHKDGAQHSARMFCDITNPDGSPSWADPRHVLRRQLSKASDLGFSCYVHPEIEFFLLENGPMDGTPPIPADSGGYFDQAVHDSAPNFRRHAIDALESMGISVEFSHHEAAPGQQEIDLRYADALSMADNVMTFRYVVKEVAIGEGVRASFMPKPFSDQAGSAMHTHMSLFEGDTNAFHNPDDPMQLSETGKAFIAGILEHANEISAVTNQWVNSYKRLVHGGEAPTAASWGPSNRSALIRVPMYTPNKASSRRVEIRSPDSACNPYLTFAVLLAAGLRGIEKGYTLPPEAEDDVWSLTSAERRAMGYKELPSNLDGALREMEKSELVAEALGEHVFDFFLRNKRREWEEYRSHVTPFELKTYLGL comes from the coding sequence ATGGATCGCCAAAAAGAATTCGTGCTTCGTACCCTGGAAGAGCGCGACATTCGGTTCGTCCGCTTGTGGTTCACCGACGTTCTCGGTTACCTCAAATCGGTGGCGATCGCCCCCGCGGAACTCGAAGGTGCCTTCGAAGAGGGAATCGGATTCGACGGTTCCGCCATCGAGGGGTTCGCTCGAGTGTCCGAAGCCGACACCGTTGCCCGCCCTGATGCGTCGACGTTCCAGGTGCTGCCGTGGGCGCACAAGGACGGCGCGCAACATTCGGCCCGTATGTTCTGCGACATCACCAACCCGGACGGTTCGCCGTCGTGGGCGGACCCGCGCCACGTACTTCGTCGTCAGCTGAGCAAGGCGAGCGACTTGGGCTTCAGTTGCTACGTGCACCCCGAGATCGAGTTCTTCCTTCTCGAGAACGGCCCGATGGACGGCACTCCGCCGATCCCGGCCGATTCCGGCGGATACTTCGATCAGGCCGTGCACGATTCGGCTCCGAACTTCCGTCGTCACGCGATCGACGCTCTCGAGTCCATGGGCATCTCGGTCGAGTTCAGCCATCACGAGGCAGCTCCCGGGCAGCAGGAGATCGATCTCCGCTACGCCGACGCGCTGTCCATGGCCGACAACGTGATGACGTTCCGGTACGTCGTCAAGGAGGTTGCGATCGGTGAAGGCGTGCGGGCGAGCTTCATGCCCAAGCCGTTCAGCGATCAGGCCGGTTCGGCGATGCACACCCACATGAGCCTGTTCGAGGGCGACACAAACGCGTTCCACAACCCGGACGATCCGATGCAGCTCTCGGAGACCGGCAAGGCATTCATCGCCGGCATTCTCGAGCACGCCAACGAGATCAGTGCTGTCACCAACCAGTGGGTCAACTCCTACAAGCGTCTGGTCCACGGCGGCGAGGCTCCGACGGCAGCGTCGTGGGGACCGTCCAACCGCTCGGCGCTGATCCGCGTTCCGATGTACACACCGAACAAGGCGTCGTCGCGTCGTGTCGAGATTCGCAGCCCAGACTCGGCGTGCAACCCGTACCTGACGTTCGCGGTGTTGCTCGCGGCTGGTCTGCGCGGCATCGAGAAGGGCTACACCTTGCCTCCCGAGGCCGAGGACGACGTGTGGTCGTTGACGTCTGCTGAGCGCCGCGCCATGGGCTACAAGGAATTGCCGAGCAACCTCGACGGTGCTCTGCGCGAGATGGAGAAGTCGGAGTTGGTGGCCGAGGCTCTCGGCGAGCACGTTTTCGACTTCTTCCTGCGGAACAAGCGGCGCGAATGGGAGGAATACCGCAGCCACGTGACGCCGTTCGAGCTCAAGACCTACCTCGGCCTGTGA
- a CDS encoding bifunctional [glutamine synthetase] adenylyltransferase/[glutamine synthetase]-adenylyl-L-tyrosine phosphorylase, with translation MVKPPSARSVVPGPGRLGLVENTAADELRQLGWVDSESIELLWSLSRSANADLALRTLVRIKDSLGDGWSDLDDSLRKDKSLRGRLLGLIGASAAFGDHLVADPSAWRILDGTSLPTKDAATTALLGAVGATLDEGATPGSQTYRAAMTGPDAVVALRKSYKDQLMLLAACDLAATVENEPVVPYQTIGHQLSDLADAALTAALSVAIATVCPEGTCPIRLAVIAMGKCGARELNYVSDVDVVFVAEPADATASRVAGELMRIGTSAFFEVDAALRPEGKRGELVRSLESHIAYYKRWAKTWEFQALLKARPMTGDMELGRAYAEAMSPMVWTASEREDFVPEVQAMRRRVEEMVPPEMRERELKLGRGSLRDVEFAVQLLQLVHGRADESLHVQSTVDALTALAAGGYVGRDDAANLTASYEFLRLLEHRLQLQKLKRTHTLPPPDDDEALRWLARAAHMRPDGRLDALGVLRAEIKRNSHRIRRLHAKLFYRPLLESVARMDKESLALGPEAAVRQLAALGYTAPENALGHLTALTAGASRKGRIQALLLPTLLECLADTPDPDAGLLAYRRLSDALVDQTWFLRLLRDEAAVAERLMTVLGSSAYLPDLLIKAPDVIRLYADSPSGPRLIEPVPEDVSRGILTASARHSDPNRAVAAARSLRRHELARIASADILGMLDVPAVCKALSSVWAAVLNASLSAVIRASVAELGTPAPAAFSVIGMGRLGGGELGYGSDADVLFVCEPVEGVDETVAVKWANSIADKVRKLLGAPSTDPPLEVDTGLRPEGRNGPMVRTLESYDAYYAKWAQAWEIQALLRAHPVAGDPDLGLRFLHMIDKTRYPEGGVSETAVREIRRIKARVDSERLPRGADPATHTKLGRGGLADIEWTVQLIQLRHADKVESLHNTSTLETLDAIGAAELLSESDVELLRDAWITATKARNCLVLVRGKPTDQLPGPGRVLSAVAQVAGYGDDSGEFLDNYLRITRRAKAVVERVFGGE, from the coding sequence ATGGTCAAGCCGCCGTCCGCACGATCCGTGGTACCCGGGCCGGGCCGGCTCGGGTTGGTCGAGAACACCGCCGCCGACGAGCTTCGTCAACTCGGGTGGGTGGACTCGGAGAGCATCGAACTCCTGTGGTCACTCTCACGCTCGGCCAACGCCGATCTTGCGCTGCGCACATTGGTGCGCATCAAGGATTCGCTGGGCGACGGCTGGAGTGACCTCGACGACTCGCTGCGTAAGGACAAGAGCCTGCGCGGACGGCTGCTCGGGCTGATCGGAGCGTCGGCGGCATTCGGTGATCACCTCGTTGCCGATCCGTCCGCTTGGCGCATTCTCGACGGCACGTCGCTGCCGACCAAGGACGCTGCCACCACGGCGCTGCTCGGCGCCGTCGGCGCAACGTTGGACGAGGGCGCAACCCCCGGCTCGCAGACGTACCGCGCTGCGATGACCGGTCCGGACGCCGTAGTTGCGCTGCGAAAGTCGTACAAGGATCAGCTGATGTTGCTGGCCGCGTGCGATTTGGCGGCCACTGTCGAAAACGAACCCGTGGTTCCGTATCAGACGATCGGGCATCAGCTTTCGGATCTGGCCGACGCGGCCCTGACCGCTGCTCTGTCGGTTGCCATTGCCACCGTGTGCCCCGAAGGCACGTGCCCCATTCGGCTTGCCGTCATCGCGATGGGCAAATGTGGTGCGCGCGAACTGAATTACGTGTCCGACGTCGACGTCGTGTTCGTTGCCGAACCCGCCGACGCCACCGCATCTCGCGTAGCGGGCGAGTTGATGAGGATCGGCACGTCCGCCTTCTTCGAAGTCGATGCTGCGCTCCGCCCCGAGGGTAAGCGCGGCGAACTCGTGCGCTCGCTCGAATCCCACATCGCGTACTACAAGCGATGGGCCAAGACGTGGGAGTTCCAGGCTCTGCTGAAGGCCCGCCCGATGACGGGAGACATGGAACTCGGGCGTGCGTACGCCGAGGCTATGAGCCCGATGGTCTGGACGGCATCCGAACGCGAGGACTTCGTTCCCGAAGTGCAGGCCATGCGCCGACGCGTCGAGGAAATGGTTCCGCCCGAGATGCGTGAGCGCGAGCTCAAGCTCGGGCGCGGAAGTTTGCGCGACGTCGAATTTGCCGTTCAGCTCCTGCAATTGGTGCACGGCCGCGCTGACGAGAGTCTGCACGTGCAGAGCACTGTCGACGCGCTGACGGCGCTGGCTGCCGGTGGCTACGTGGGCCGAGACGACGCCGCGAACCTCACGGCGTCCTACGAGTTCCTTCGCCTCCTCGAGCATCGTCTGCAGTTGCAGAAGCTCAAGCGCACTCACACGTTGCCGCCGCCGGACGACGACGAGGCGTTGCGTTGGCTGGCCCGCGCCGCGCACATGCGTCCCGACGGCCGCCTCGACGCGCTCGGGGTGTTGCGCGCCGAGATCAAACGCAATTCCCATCGAATCCGCCGGTTGCACGCCAAGCTGTTCTACCGTCCGCTGCTCGAGTCCGTGGCGCGGATGGACAAGGAATCGTTGGCTCTCGGGCCGGAAGCTGCTGTTCGCCAGTTGGCGGCGTTGGGGTACACCGCCCCCGAGAATGCGCTCGGCCACCTCACGGCCTTGACTGCCGGGGCGTCCCGCAAGGGGCGGATCCAGGCGCTGCTCTTGCCGACGTTGCTCGAATGTCTTGCCGACACACCGGATCCCGATGCCGGACTGTTGGCGTACCGGCGCCTGTCCGACGCACTGGTCGATCAGACCTGGTTCCTTCGGCTGCTTCGCGACGAGGCGGCCGTAGCCGAACGCCTGATGACGGTGCTGGGTTCCTCGGCCTACTTGCCGGATCTGTTGATCAAGGCACCCGACGTCATTCGTCTGTACGCGGATTCGCCGAGTGGCCCGCGTCTGATCGAACCGGTACCCGAGGACGTCTCGCGCGGAATTCTCACCGCGTCGGCGCGGCACAGTGACCCCAATCGGGCTGTTGCAGCGGCACGTTCGTTGCGTCGTCACGAACTGGCGCGCATCGCGTCGGCCGACATTCTGGGAATGCTCGACGTTCCCGCGGTGTGCAAGGCGCTGTCGTCGGTGTGGGCTGCGGTTCTCAACGCGTCGCTTTCCGCGGTGATCCGGGCCAGTGTTGCCGAATTGGGAACGCCGGCACCCGCCGCATTCTCCGTCATCGGAATGGGCCGACTCGGCGGCGGCGAACTGGGATACGGCTCCGACGCCGATGTTCTGTTCGTGTGTGAGCCGGTGGAAGGCGTCGACGAGACCGTTGCGGTCAAGTGGGCCAACAGTATTGCGGACAAGGTCCGCAAGCTACTCGGTGCGCCCAGCACCGATCCGCCGCTCGAGGTGGATACGGGACTTCGCCCCGAGGGACGCAACGGCCCCATGGTCCGCACCCTCGAATCGTACGACGCCTACTACGCAAAATGGGCGCAGGCGTGGGAGATTCAGGCACTGCTTCGCGCCCACCCGGTAGCCGGCGATCCCGATCTGGGTCTGCGGTTCCTGCACATGATCGACAAGACCCGTTACCCCGAGGGCGGCGTCAGCGAAACGGCGGTTCGCGAGATTCGCCGAATCAAGGCTCGCGTCGATTCCGAACGCCTACCTCGTGGAGCCGATCCCGCGACACACACCAAATTGGGTCGCGGTGGGCTGGCCGACATCGAGTGGACCGTGCAGCTGATCCAGTTGCGTCACGCCGACAAGGTCGAGTCGCTGCACAACACGTCGACGCTCGAAACGCTGGACGCAATCGGCGCAGCCGAGTTGCTCAGTGAATCCGACGTCGAGTTGTTGCGCGACGCGTGGATCACCGCGACCAAGGCACGCAATTGCCTTGTGCTGGTTCGCGGGAAGCCGACCGATCAATTGCCAGGTCCGGGACGCGTCCTGTCCGCCGTGGCGCAGGTTGCGGGATACGGAGACGACTCGGGGGAGTTCCTCGACAACTATCTCCGCATCACGCGACGGGCAAAGGCCGTGGTGGAACGGGTGTTCGGCGGAGAGTAG
- a CDS encoding spermidine synthase — translation MAKGTRKTKTRSTTPDRRDDGPVPGVFPIDTGTCELVRDQYSDTGWILQINGVPSSHIDLADPKTLDFEYMRWIAHLVDSERDTTERLRVLHLGGGACSMARYFSATYPDARQVVVEIDGALAELVRDWFDLPRAPLLRIRVGEARAVTETLTDSTRDIIIRDVFAGSTTPVPLTTAQFTTHVRRVLAPGGIYLVNCGDTPDLQGARAEAATIGAQFEHLAIIADPAMLKGRRYGNMIIAGSDVPIAQSPALARELLGGGVPAHVWGDAEVRKFAAAASVRED, via the coding sequence GTGGCCAAAGGAACGCGCAAGACCAAGACTCGCAGCACCACCCCAGACCGCCGAGACGACGGACCCGTCCCCGGCGTCTTCCCCATCGACACCGGTACGTGTGAACTTGTTCGTGATCAGTACTCGGACACGGGGTGGATTCTGCAGATCAACGGTGTTCCCAGTTCGCACATCGACCTGGCCGACCCGAAGACCTTGGACTTCGAATACATGCGCTGGATCGCCCACCTGGTCGATTCGGAACGCGACACCACTGAGCGTCTGCGAGTCCTCCATCTCGGCGGCGGCGCCTGTTCGATGGCTCGGTACTTCTCCGCGACATATCCCGACGCCCGTCAAGTTGTCGTCGAAATCGACGGTGCGTTGGCCGAATTGGTTCGCGACTGGTTCGACCTGCCACGCGCACCGCTGCTGCGCATCCGCGTCGGCGAAGCGCGCGCGGTCACCGAGACCCTTACCGATTCGACGCGCGACATCATCATCCGAGATGTCTTTGCCGGCAGCACAACTCCGGTGCCACTGACCACGGCGCAGTTCACCACGCACGTACGACGCGTCCTCGCTCCGGGAGGAATTTACCTCGTCAACTGCGGCGACACCCCGGACCTGCAGGGAGCGCGCGCCGAAGCTGCAACTATCGGTGCACAATTCGAGCACCTGGCGATCATCGCCGATCCGGCAATGCTCAAGGGCAGGCGCTACGGAAACATGATCATCGCCGGTAGTGACGTTCCTATTGCGCAGTCGCCGGCCCTGGCCCGCGAACTTCTTGGCGGCGGAGTTCCCGCACACGTGTGGGGCGACGCCGAGGTCCGCAAGTTTGCGGCCGCAGCATCCGTCCGGGAAGACTGA
- a CDS encoding alpha/beta-hydrolase family protein — MSVLDTVHPSSLARIGAVPLPRISATVAAGSMAAVSLAPGLLPRTAVLQGLFSGVLMAAGIFVAWALTTALQKTALRTGPRRVDTRSWRARAAVVSTAVVAMFATSANGWQNSLRVAMGAPPIGVRYWVEVMCIAALTVLILTAVTSGIRKVLHRLGFARSLGIAAICAFGLHLAFGGIATASAQSVEGQKFLAAGTDSVRVYADLDSGPNARSRADHAVAELAHVGGFTRSAVVVAVPTGSGWIDTRAVDGIEQRFGSDVAIVGQQYSAAPSWAAFLFQRSDAEESAQTLLTAVATRIAELPAADRPDLYLYGQSLGAVGGSAALTETLPTQLCAVLWAGPPAGATRVEGTTVLANTSDPVVWWSPALMTTPPDLSHAVQDAPMPQWIPAVSFLQTSVDMLASLDVPAGHGHRYGTEQGTQLGTCH, encoded by the coding sequence ATGAGCGTTCTCGACACCGTCCACCCGTCGTCGCTCGCTCGGATCGGAGCGGTTCCACTCCCCCGCATCTCGGCAACGGTTGCCGCGGGTTCGATGGCCGCGGTGTCACTGGCGCCGGGGCTATTGCCGAGAACCGCGGTGCTGCAGGGACTTTTCAGTGGTGTACTCATGGCGGCGGGAATCTTTGTCGCTTGGGCACTGACTACCGCATTGCAGAAAACGGCGTTGCGAACAGGACCACGGCGGGTCGACACTCGATCCTGGCGGGCGCGAGCCGCTGTCGTTTCCACCGCCGTGGTTGCGATGTTCGCTACTTCCGCCAACGGCTGGCAGAACTCACTTCGCGTTGCGATGGGAGCGCCGCCGATCGGAGTTCGCTACTGGGTCGAAGTCATGTGCATCGCCGCCCTGACCGTACTGATCCTGACAGCAGTGACATCCGGAATCCGGAAAGTGCTGCACCGTCTGGGTTTTGCCCGCAGTCTGGGCATCGCAGCGATCTGCGCTTTCGGACTCCACCTGGCATTCGGCGGTATCGCCACAGCGTCGGCGCAGTCAGTGGAAGGGCAGAAGTTCCTTGCCGCGGGCACCGATTCGGTGCGTGTCTATGCCGATCTCGACTCCGGACCAAACGCGCGATCGCGCGCCGACCATGCGGTAGCCGAACTTGCTCACGTCGGCGGATTTACCCGCAGCGCCGTCGTTGTGGCTGTTCCCACCGGTTCGGGGTGGATCGATACTCGGGCCGTCGACGGTATCGAGCAGCGCTTCGGCAGTGATGTCGCGATCGTGGGTCAGCAATACTCCGCTGCACCGAGTTGGGCGGCATTTCTGTTTCAACGCTCCGACGCCGAGGAATCGGCACAGACGTTGCTGACCGCTGTCGCCACACGCATCGCGGAACTTCCCGCCGCTGATCGCCCCGACCTCTATCTGTACGGACAGAGTCTTGGCGCCGTCGGCGGCAGCGCTGCCCTGACGGAGACCCTTCCGACGCAACTCTGCGCCGTTCTCTGGGCCGGACCACCTGCCGGCGCCACCCGAGTAGAGGGGACGACCGTTCTGGCCAACACCTCCGATCCCGTGGTGTGGTGGTCGCCTGCCCTGATGACAACGCCGCCGGACCTGAGCCACGCAGTCCAGGACGCCCCGATGCCGCAGTGGATTCCGGCAGTCAGTTTCCTTCAGACCAGCGTGGACATGCTCGCCTCTCTCGACGTCCCCGCGGGCCACGGTCATCGATACGGCACCGAGCAGGGCACGCAACTCGGGACCTGCCACTAG
- a CDS encoding sensor histidine kinase: MKVAQAQVTRASRRLTRDQFANIAVVVVTLILFSVAWPTLHLTHAVSPPIQPFVAALAAFPFVLIRINPALGWAVSAISALVIPHVFDLVPGYEYPWQVVHIMVIMALLAAVSLTAAVPVVGVAWISTVLLFFAETPGQDGAGWAVGLTALVVFCFLIRWLVLSRRALAKQEEVNEVERARRTVLEEKARIARELHDIVAHHMSMVVVQAQSAPYRLGDVTPEIRAEFDSIGETGRAALNEIRGLLGVLRSDAEATQVAPQPGALQLDELLAGSARAGIPLVWNVDGDRTRVSASTGLVAYRIVQESITNAVRHAPGSQIEVSVEFGPASTHVRVANGPSAGGSASTPPDTAGGNGIRGMVERASAVGGMVDAGPQPGGGFEVRAVLPTAGA, translated from the coding sequence ATGAAAGTGGCTCAGGCGCAGGTGACACGCGCGTCGCGGCGGTTGACAAGGGATCAGTTCGCGAACATCGCTGTAGTTGTCGTGACGTTGATTCTCTTTTCGGTCGCCTGGCCGACGTTGCACCTGACACATGCGGTGTCACCGCCGATTCAGCCGTTTGTCGCTGCGTTGGCCGCGTTTCCCTTTGTCTTGATCCGAATCAATCCCGCTCTGGGTTGGGCTGTTTCCGCGATTTCGGCGTTGGTGATTCCACACGTATTCGACCTTGTGCCCGGGTACGAGTATCCCTGGCAGGTTGTTCACATCATGGTGATCATGGCTTTGCTTGCCGCAGTCAGCCTGACAGCCGCTGTACCGGTGGTGGGGGTGGCGTGGATCTCGACGGTGCTGTTGTTCTTCGCCGAGACTCCCGGTCAGGACGGTGCCGGCTGGGCGGTGGGCCTGACCGCATTGGTGGTCTTCTGTTTTCTGATTCGGTGGCTCGTTCTTTCACGGCGCGCGCTGGCGAAGCAGGAAGAAGTAAATGAAGTCGAACGTGCGCGCCGAACCGTGTTGGAGGAGAAGGCCCGGATAGCCCGCGAGCTGCACGACATTGTCGCCCATCACATGTCGATGGTGGTGGTGCAGGCGCAGAGTGCGCCGTATCGACTCGGCGACGTGACGCCCGAGATCCGCGCCGAGTTCGATTCGATCGGTGAGACGGGGCGCGCCGCGCTCAACGAGATTCGTGGATTGTTGGGTGTACTGCGCAGCGACGCCGAAGCCACCCAGGTCGCGCCGCAACCGGGAGCGCTGCAACTCGACGAGCTACTGGCAGGCAGTGCCCGCGCGGGAATTCCGTTGGTGTGGAACGTTGACGGTGATCGAACACGCGTGTCTGCGTCGACGGGTCTTGTGGCGTATCGCATCGTGCAGGAATCGATCACCAATGCCGTCCGGCATGCGCCGGGCAGTCAGATCGAAGTGTCCGTCGAGTTCGGCCCCGCATCAACGCACGTTCGGGTCGCGAATGGACCGTCTGCGGGTGGCAGTGCCTCGACTCCTCCGGATACCGCCGGTGGCAATGGAATCCGTGGAATGGTCGAGCGAGCGTCAGCCGTCGGCGGAATGGTTGACGCAGGGCCGCAGCCGGGCGGCGGGTTCGAGGTCCGCGCCGTGCTGCCGACAGCGGGCGCCTAG
- a CDS encoding response regulator transcription factor — MPITVFIADDQAMVRQGFGALLAAQPDISVIGDAPDGKVAVAEVARLRPDVVLMDVRMPEMNGLDAARQILATGAEPPVRVLMLTTFDIDDYVYEALRIGASGFMLKDAPAEELIRAVRVVAEGHALLAPTVTRRLIEEVTSRRTPARVRSSALDMLTPREREVLELIARGLSNIEIAEHLFVAEQTVKTHVGKVLSKLDLRDRAQAVVVAYESGLVTPG; from the coding sequence GTGCCCATCACAGTATTCATCGCCGACGATCAGGCAATGGTCAGACAGGGATTCGGAGCTCTGCTCGCCGCGCAACCCGACATCAGCGTTATCGGAGACGCCCCTGACGGCAAGGTCGCGGTTGCCGAAGTAGCGCGTCTGCGTCCCGACGTCGTGTTGATGGACGTCCGGATGCCGGAGATGAACGGCCTCGATGCGGCGCGCCAGATTCTGGCAACGGGCGCAGAGCCACCGGTTCGGGTTCTCATGCTGACGACGTTCGACATCGACGACTACGTCTACGAGGCGCTGCGTATCGGTGCAAGCGGTTTCATGCTCAAGGACGCTCCCGCTGAGGAACTGATCCGGGCGGTGCGCGTCGTCGCCGAAGGACATGCGCTGTTGGCTCCGACGGTGACACGTCGGTTGATCGAGGAAGTGACGAGTAGGCGAACACCGGCCCGTGTCCGTTCCAGTGCTCTCGACATGCTGACCCCACGCGAGCGTGAAGTGCTCGAGCTGATTGCGCGTGGCCTCTCGAACATCGAGATTGCCGAGCACCTGTTTGTCGCGGAACAGACGGTGAAGACTCACGTCGGCAAGGTGCTGTCGAAACTGGATTTGCGTGATCGAGCGCAGGCGGTTGTGGTCGCATACGAAAGTGGACTTGTCACACCGGGCTGA